A single window of [Clostridium] hylemonae DSM 15053 DNA harbors:
- a CDS encoding FHA domain-containing protein, whose translation METRTLTIIDTGSQLTEVKLESFGKENVTLGRSREQCDIVIPDNIVSKLHGTFFLDGERTWYEDNGSMNGTFIGDGQQRRLLTGGSGYAELYDKTVLRIGDVHAPDKMILLLYRVIPEGEVWKKAPLKGEGISIGRGSGCQIRLKHPGVSKVHCFVLPQDGGYVLKDNHSTNGVMINGRSAAGAVLLRDKDLIQILDYQLFFSGECIYYKATAQGISLRACSINKYVGRGKKKKQILKNVRCEIQGNEFVAIIGGSGAGKTTLMNAVSGFEPEFDGKVYCNGIDLIEQFQNLKSIIGFVPQQDIIYENLTLRRMLYYTAKMKMPEDTQGQEIKERIDEVLSMVGLKEHEGTYIRKLSGGQKKRASIAVELLADPKLFFLDEPTSGLDPGTEKNLMMTLSTLSKEQNKTIIMVTHTTQNLHLCDKVIFMGPGGRLCFCGSVNAAKAFYETDDLVNIYNMIAENPWLWERRYAAYRKDKETKEEPSARSELMKQRSVSAFRQFSILTMRYAELMKNDRPRLGVLLLQPLLIAVLLNVVADKNIFKIYESTKSMLFALSCSGIWIGLFNSIQEICKERVILKREYMANLKLPGYVMSKFVLQAALGFVQALILTVVFLQLVGKDREGIFLSGFGPEIVFTVWLTILASVTMGFVISSMVETGDKAMAVAPFVLIIQLLFSGILFTLKGAGEIISYCTVSRWSVEGLGSIAKLNRLDLKLQKDYPMLEHAAESFFKATKGHVLTAWGILAFMTVLFMGISIVMLKRISKDRR comes from the coding sequence ATGGAAACTAGAACACTGACAATTATTGATACAGGCAGCCAGCTTACCGAAGTAAAGCTGGAGAGCTTTGGAAAAGAGAATGTCACGCTGGGGCGCAGTCGGGAGCAGTGTGATATCGTCATACCGGATAACATCGTGTCCAAACTGCACGGAACGTTTTTCCTGGATGGGGAGCGAACCTGGTATGAAGATAACGGCAGCATGAACGGTACGTTCATCGGCGACGGGCAACAGCGGCGGCTGCTCACAGGAGGCAGCGGCTATGCTGAGCTCTATGACAAGACGGTGCTGAGGATCGGGGATGTACATGCCCCGGACAAGATGATACTCCTGTTATACAGGGTGATCCCGGAGGGAGAGGTGTGGAAAAAGGCGCCGCTTAAAGGTGAAGGCATCAGCATCGGGCGCGGATCCGGGTGCCAGATCAGGCTGAAGCATCCCGGGGTGTCCAAGGTGCACTGCTTTGTTCTGCCGCAGGACGGCGGCTATGTGCTGAAGGATAACCACAGCACGAACGGAGTGATGATAAACGGACGCAGCGCCGCGGGAGCGGTCTTGCTCAGAGATAAAGACCTGATCCAGATACTGGATTACCAGCTTTTCTTTTCCGGCGAGTGCATCTATTACAAAGCGACAGCACAGGGAATCTCGCTGAGGGCGTGCAGCATTAATAAATACGTGGGCCGCGGGAAGAAAAAGAAGCAGATCTTAAAAAATGTCAGATGTGAGATACAGGGAAATGAATTTGTGGCTATCATAGGGGGCTCAGGCGCGGGAAAGACTACGCTCATGAACGCGGTGAGCGGATTCGAGCCGGAGTTTGACGGCAAAGTGTACTGTAATGGCATCGATCTCATAGAACAGTTCCAGAATCTGAAGAGTATTATCGGGTTCGTGCCGCAGCAGGATATCATTTATGAGAATCTGACGCTGCGCAGGATGCTCTATTATACGGCAAAGATGAAGATGCCCGAAGATACCCAGGGGCAGGAGATCAAAGAGCGGATAGACGAGGTCCTTTCTATGGTCGGCTTGAAAGAGCACGAAGGTACGTACATACGCAAGCTCTCGGGAGGACAGAAAAAGAGGGCCAGCATAGCGGTTGAACTGCTGGCGGACCCGAAGCTGTTCTTTCTCGATGAACCGACCTCGGGGCTGGATCCGGGAACCGAGAAAAATCTGATGATGACGCTCAGTACGCTTTCAAAAGAGCAGAATAAGACGATAATCATGGTCACACATACGACACAGAACCTGCATCTATGTGACAAGGTGATATTTATGGGGCCGGGCGGCAGGCTCTGTTTCTGCGGCAGTGTCAATGCCGCAAAAGCATTCTATGAGACGGACGACCTTGTAAATATTTATAACATGATCGCGGAAAATCCATGGCTGTGGGAGCGAAGATATGCCGCTTACCGCAAGGACAAAGAGACAAAGGAAGAGCCATCAGCAAGGTCCGAACTGATGAAGCAGAGAAGTGTATCCGCGTTCCGGCAGTTTTCCATCTTGACAATGCGGTACGCAGAGCTTATGAAAAACGACCGGCCGAGGCTCGGCGTGCTCCTGCTGCAGCCGCTGCTCATTGCGGTACTGCTCAATGTGGTGGCAGATAAAAATATATTCAAGATATACGAGAGTACGAAGTCCATGCTGTTTGCGCTGAGCTGTTCCGGTATCTGGATCGGACTGTTCAATTCTATACAGGAGATATGCAAAGAGCGGGTGATACTGAAGCGGGAATATATGGCGAATCTGAAATTACCAGGATACGTGATGTCAAAGTTTGTCCTGCAGGCGGCGCTCGGATTCGTACAGGCGCTCATTTTGACAGTTGTATTTTTACAGCTGGTGGGAAAGGACAGAGAAGGCATCTTCTTGTCCGGGTTTGGGCCGGAGATCGTATTTACCGTCTGGCTGACCATACTGGCGTCCGTCACGATGGGATTTGTCATATCTTCCATGGTGGAGACGGGAGATAAAGCGATGGCAGTGGCGCCCTTTGTTCTCATTATTCAGCTGTTGTTCTCAGGTATTTTGTTCACGCTGAAGGGAGCCGGTGAGATCATATCTTACTGTACTGTCAGCCGCTGGTCGGTGGAGGGGCTTGGAAGCATCGCAAAGCTGAACCGGCTGGATCTTAAGCTTCAGAAGGACTATCCGATGCTGGAACATGCGGCGGAGAGCTTTTTTAAGGCCACAAAGGGACATGTGCTGACAGCGTGGGGCATCCTGGCGTTTATGACTGTACTCTTCATGGGGATCAGTATCGTGATGCTGAAAAGAATATCAAAGGACCGCAGATAG
- a CDS encoding tetratricopeptide repeat protein has translation MYCRKCGAENEAGSRFCCKCGEPVTESSAESGGKSNGGKKKKVLWVCLAICILAAAAAAALFTAAKQNKEKQFGDNVAKADKYMEELDYDNAKDSYLKAISIDGKQEEPYIQLARIYEKTNEPEKAREILKQGVKNTGSAVIKNKYSLYTYVDEVLIPELGQCSPGTYMTEYRKVSTYGARVESIHSEAGVVTYRIMDFDSDGEAELLVVILDNKAVNEWDGSQENKISLQMYENENGTIVKSDEWSPQVNVFGTLDFEEDMLFLKEKDDEIYICGSFSGLAYVLADGWGFESFVLTYDGGFQKYTGTDGETGGSSFEDSESDAYAMAERLEHIGLTKSAAEIRDSWMMKLSMDDEMDDILFTITGRRQNEGHFVYSNNFTAEELGKIDLEFTIWQQGEYQKAKGQDTAAGETEDVDYRAAYEPVVSQALEDYGTYNTYALWDIDRDGVQELLVLCGHAEADYTYKVYTAKGGAAVYIGEFTGSHTALYGPEEEGEPYIMAVQCHMDTEVIARVMVADSSVVYEQISSREVPGGLDYYTNPFPIPFCDVSDMTLVDEAG, from the coding sequence ATGTATTGCAGAAAATGCGGAGCCGAGAATGAGGCCGGCAGCAGATTTTGCTGTAAATGCGGCGAGCCGGTAACGGAATCTTCGGCGGAAAGCGGGGGTAAGTCCAACGGCGGGAAAAAGAAGAAAGTGTTGTGGGTGTGCCTGGCCATCTGTATTCTGGCAGCCGCTGCTGCGGCCGCACTGTTTACGGCAGCAAAGCAGAATAAAGAAAAGCAGTTCGGCGACAATGTGGCGAAGGCAGACAAGTATATGGAAGAACTGGACTATGACAACGCAAAGGACAGCTATCTGAAAGCGATCAGCATAGACGGGAAACAGGAGGAGCCGTATATACAGCTGGCCCGCATATATGAGAAAACGAATGAACCGGAAAAGGCGAGGGAAATTCTCAAGCAGGGGGTAAAGAATACGGGGAGCGCTGTGATAAAGAATAAATACAGCCTTTATACGTACGTGGATGAGGTGCTTATCCCGGAACTTGGGCAGTGCAGCCCGGGAACGTATATGACAGAATACAGAAAGGTAAGTACGTACGGCGCGCGCGTGGAAAGTATACACAGTGAGGCGGGAGTGGTCACATACCGGATCATGGATTTTGACTCCGACGGGGAGGCAGAACTGCTGGTGGTTATACTGGACAACAAGGCGGTGAATGAATGGGACGGTTCTCAGGAGAATAAGATATCTTTACAAATGTATGAAAATGAGAATGGCACAATTGTGAAAAGCGACGAGTGGAGCCCACAGGTAAATGTCTTCGGCACATTAGACTTTGAGGAGGATATGCTCTTTCTGAAGGAAAAGGACGATGAGATCTATATATGCGGCAGTTTTTCCGGTCTCGCATATGTGCTGGCAGACGGCTGGGGATTTGAGTCATTTGTTCTGACGTATGACGGCGGATTCCAGAAGTATACCGGAACGGACGGGGAGACAGGAGGCTCTTCTTTTGAGGACAGCGAAAGTGACGCGTATGCGATGGCGGAACGGCTGGAACATATTGGCTTGACGAAATCAGCGGCTGAGATCAGGGACTCGTGGATGATGAAACTTTCCATGGACGATGAGATGGATGATATTCTCTTTACCATAACCGGCAGGCGGCAAAATGAAGGTCATTTCGTGTATTCCAATAATTTTACTGCGGAGGAACTCGGAAAAATAGACCTGGAGTTTACCATCTGGCAGCAGGGGGAATACCAAAAAGCCAAAGGGCAGGATACAGCAGCAGGGGAGACTGAAGATGTGGATTACAGGGCAGCCTATGAGCCTGTTGTCAGTCAGGCGCTTGAAGATTACGGAACATACAATACGTACGCGCTCTGGGACATAGACAGGGACGGAGTACAGGAGCTTCTTGTCCTGTGCGGCCACGCGGAGGCTGACTATACGTATAAGGTATATACGGCTAAAGGAGGAGCGGCAGTGTATATAGGCGAGTTCACCGGGTCCCACACTGCGCTGTACGGACCGGAGGAAGAGGGGGAACCGTACATAATGGCAGTCCAGTGTCATATGGACACTGAGGTCATCGCCCGGGTCATGGTTGCTGACAGCAGCGTTGTATACGAGCAGATCTCCAGCCGGGAAGTGCCCGGAGGACTGGATTACTATACGAACCCGTTCCCGATCCCGTTTTGCGACGTGTCGGACATGACGCTGGTTGATGAGGCCGGGTAA
- a CDS encoding FHA domain-containing protein, translating into MDYLDGWKEAGEVFIPPLKKKGFGEDIIIRKRIEPAGERPVPVREEQCAYTGSEPTVFAAHVPRAYIKRLKDGRTTELAGRETVIGKERDSDCVITDNPTVSRHHARITASADGYYLEDLGSSNHTYIDGSEIKKPVRLAGGMCFQLSDEEFQFMLEAGQE; encoded by the coding sequence ATGGATTATCTTGATGGATGGAAAGAGGCGGGCGAGGTGTTTATCCCGCCGCTTAAGAAAAAGGGATTTGGCGAGGACATTATCATCAGAAAAAGAATAGAACCGGCGGGAGAGAGACCGGTTCCTGTCCGGGAGGAGCAGTGTGCGTACACGGGAAGCGAGCCTACGGTATTCGCCGCGCACGTTCCGCGCGCGTATATAAAGAGACTGAAAGACGGCAGGACAACAGAGCTTGCCGGGCGCGAGACGGTCATTGGAAAAGAGAGAGATTCGGACTGCGTCATTACGGACAATCCGACGGTGAGCCGGCACCACGCACGCATCACCGCGTCGGCGGACGGATATTATCTGGAAGATCTTGGCTCTTCCAACCATACTTATATAGACGGCAGCGAGATCAAAAAGCCGGTCAGACTTGCCGGCGGCATGTGCTTTCAGCTGTCGGATGAAGAGTTTCAGTTTATGTTAGAGGCGGGGCAGGAATGA
- the dnaB gene encoding replicative DNA helicase: protein MEEALIKRVMPHSVEAEQSVVGAMLMDKDAIMTASEIISGKDFYQSAYGVIFDSMVELFNEGKPVDLITLQERLKEKDVPAEIASLEFVKDLVTAVPTSANVKYYADIVSDKSMMRKLIKLNEEIANICYAGKEPLESVLETTEKSVFDLLQRRNTGDYVPIKDVVLNALDRIEKASKNKGTVTGIPTGFIDLDYKLSGLQPSDLVLVAARPSMGKTAFVLNIAQYIAFKKDKGVAIFSLEMSKEQLVNRLFSLESQVDAQALRTGNMKDSDWEKLIEGAGIIGQSNLIIDDTPGISVSELRSKCRKYKLEHGLDIVIIDYLQLMTGSVGKSSESRQQEISEISRSLKALARELSVPVIALSQLSRAVESRPDKRPMLSDLRESGAIEQDADVVMFIYRDEYYNKDSEYKKQAEIIIAKQRNGPVGTVHLAWLGEYTKFANLSRQE from the coding sequence ATGGAAGAGGCGCTCATTAAAAGAGTCATGCCCCATAGCGTGGAAGCGGAACAGTCGGTCGTAGGCGCCATGCTGATGGATAAGGACGCCATCATGACCGCGTCTGAGATCATCAGCGGAAAAGATTTTTACCAGTCTGCTTACGGCGTGATATTTGATTCCATGGTAGAGCTTTTTAACGAAGGCAAGCCGGTGGATCTGATCACGCTTCAGGAGCGGCTGAAGGAAAAAGATGTGCCTGCGGAGATCGCAAGCCTGGAATTTGTCAAGGATCTTGTGACCGCCGTTCCTACGTCTGCCAACGTTAAGTATTATGCGGATATTGTGTCCGACAAGTCCATGATGCGGAAGCTGATCAAGCTCAATGAAGAGATCGCCAACATATGTTACGCTGGAAAAGAGCCGCTTGAGTCGGTGCTTGAGACAACGGAGAAATCAGTGTTTGATCTGCTGCAGAGGCGCAACACGGGAGATTATGTCCCGATCAAGGACGTCGTGCTGAACGCGCTGGACCGCATTGAGAAGGCGTCCAAGAACAAAGGGACTGTCACGGGGATCCCGACCGGGTTTATAGATCTGGATTACAAGCTCTCAGGCCTCCAGCCGTCGGACCTGGTGCTCGTGGCGGCAAGGCCGTCCATGGGTAAGACGGCTTTTGTCCTGAATATCGCACAGTACATCGCGTTCAAGAAAGATAAGGGCGTGGCGATCTTCAGTCTGGAAATGTCAAAGGAGCAGCTTGTGAACCGTCTGTTTTCCCTTGAGTCACAGGTGGACGCCCAGGCACTCCGTACAGGTAATATGAAAGATTCCGACTGGGAGAAGCTTATAGAGGGGGCGGGCATTATCGGCCAGTCCAACTTGATCATAGACGATACCCCCGGTATCTCGGTGTCAGAGCTGCGTTCCAAATGCCGGAAGTACAAGCTGGAACATGGCCTTGATATCGTCATCATAGACTACCTGCAGCTCATGACCGGAAGCGTCGGTAAGAGCTCCGAATCAAGGCAGCAGGAAATATCCGAGATATCGCGTTCCCTCAAGGCGCTCGCAAGAGAGCTGAGTGTTCCGGTGATCGCGCTGTCCCAGCTAAGCCGTGCCGTAGAGAGCAGGCCGGATAAAAGACCTATGCTTTCTGACCTGCGTGAGTCGGGGGCCATTGAGCAGGACGCCGACGTAGTTATGTTTATATACAGAGATGAATACTATAACAAAGATTCAGAATATAAGAAACAGGCAGAGATCATTATTGCAAAACAAAGAAACGGCCCTGTAGGGACCGTTCATCTGGCTTGGCTTGGCGAGTACACAAAGTTCGCCAACCTAAGCAGGCAGGAATAA
- the rplI gene encoding 50S ribosomal protein L9 — protein MKVILNEDVKSLGKKGDIVEVSDGYARNFILKNKKGVEANSKNLNDLKLKKANADKVAQEQYEAAKELGARIEEGSIKVSIKVGEGGKAFGAVSSKEISAEVKAQMGLEIDKKKVQLKETIKTLGTHNVPIKLHPKVTAELKVVVTEEV, from the coding sequence ATGAAAGTAATATTAAATGAAGACGTGAAATCACTCGGAAAAAAGGGAGATATCGTGGAGGTGAGCGACGGCTACGCCAGGAACTTTATCCTTAAGAATAAAAAAGGGGTGGAAGCCAACAGCAAGAACCTGAACGACTTAAAGCTTAAGAAGGCAAATGCCGATAAGGTTGCCCAGGAGCAGTATGAGGCTGCCAAAGAGCTTGGCGCCAGGATCGAAGAAGGAAGCATAAAAGTGTCCATCAAAGTCGGGGAGGGCGGCAAGGCGTTTGGAGCCGTGTCCTCCAAGGAGATCTCCGCAGAGGTGAAGGCACAGATGGGTCTGGAGATCGATAAGAAAAAGGTACAGCTCAAAGAGACGATCAAGACGCTCGGGACACATAATGTTCCAATCAAACTGCATCCGAAGGTGACAGCAGAGCTGAAAGTTGTTGTTACGGAAGAAGTATAG